The following are encoded together in the Dyella terrae genome:
- a CDS encoding helix-turn-helix transcriptional regulator, with translation MTGTTLDTPNDPHRLLGQFLRARREAVAADALLGEGRGRRRTPGLRREEVAQRAGISTTWYTWLEQGRDVALSADALARLAEGLGLSAAERTYLFELARRRDPSPHMMEDTGTADELLRAVAAQPMPAYLLDRHWRRRTWNAPAAELFAAWRESGEDNLLRFVFLDPAARELIIDWEDRAQRVVAEFRADTALYPDDAMRAEQVDMLRRESPSFERYWNAQGVLAREGGRRTFNHPQLGQVAYTQVTLMPAGHIDFKLVLLLPEGGAPNS, from the coding sequence ATGACTGGTACCACCCTGGACACGCCCAACGATCCTCACCGCCTGCTCGGCCAGTTTCTTCGCGCACGCCGCGAAGCGGTGGCGGCTGATGCGCTGCTCGGCGAAGGACGCGGGCGACGGCGCACGCCAGGCCTACGTCGGGAGGAAGTGGCGCAGCGCGCTGGCATCAGCACCACCTGGTACACCTGGCTGGAACAGGGGCGCGACGTGGCGCTCTCAGCAGACGCGCTGGCACGACTAGCCGAAGGGCTGGGTCTGTCGGCCGCTGAGCGCACCTACCTGTTTGAGCTGGCGCGTCGCCGCGATCCCTCGCCGCACATGATGGAAGACACAGGCACGGCGGACGAACTGCTACGCGCGGTGGCCGCTCAGCCCATGCCAGCCTATCTGCTGGATCGTCACTGGCGGCGCCGTACTTGGAATGCCCCAGCGGCCGAACTCTTCGCCGCGTGGCGGGAGAGTGGCGAGGACAATCTGTTGCGCTTCGTCTTTCTTGATCCCGCGGCGCGCGAGCTGATCATCGACTGGGAGGATCGCGCGCAACGCGTCGTCGCCGAATTCCGCGCTGACACGGCGCTGTATCCGGACGATGCCATGCGGGCGGAACAGGTGGATATGCTCCGTCGTGAGAGTCCTTCGTTCGAGCGTTACTGGAATGCGCAGGGCGTACTGGCGCGCGAAGGTGGACGCCGGACGTTCAATCATCCACAGCTTGGCCAGGTGGCGTACACGCAGGTGACGCTGATGCCGGCCGGCCATATCGATTTCAAACTGGTCCTGCTGCTGCCCGAAGGCGGCGCGCCAAACTCTTGA
- a CDS encoding methylglyoxal synthase, translating to MRLGLAANQLHHAHANAALFRWLHACEVGIRELDLGLHAVGRTYDAIHRAGYLDRYLPLRRYPYGREGGLMKLVAEVVGLDGDRVLDGAIYLIDPVDPSSIFPEAIALKRQCVIHGKPFISTVATARDWIEVERIHAGFAPDAGADIFHELEAQTLALIAHDAMKPQMLAFAAEHFDVLSRFTHRVGTGTTGQRLNELAWSRGWPADKPWVERYQSGPMGGDAQIADLVLERRCQRAIFFEDPHVARQHEADIQLLERAVTTRTDDAVCMTSPKVAARWAAAVALRGKA from the coding sequence ATGCGTCTCGGCCTTGCCGCCAACCAGCTTCATCACGCTCATGCCAACGCCGCGCTTTTCCGCTGGCTGCATGCATGTGAGGTGGGTATCCGCGAACTGGATCTGGGGCTGCATGCGGTGGGGCGTACGTACGATGCGATCCATCGGGCGGGCTACCTGGATCGTTATCTGCCGCTGCGCCGCTATCCGTATGGCCGCGAGGGTGGCCTGATGAAACTGGTGGCCGAGGTCGTGGGGCTGGATGGCGATCGTGTGCTCGATGGCGCTATCTACCTGATCGATCCGGTCGATCCGTCGTCGATCTTCCCCGAGGCCATCGCGCTCAAGCGTCAGTGCGTGATCCATGGGAAGCCCTTTATCTCCACCGTGGCGACCGCGCGCGATTGGATCGAGGTGGAGCGTATCCACGCAGGCTTCGCGCCGGATGCCGGTGCCGACATCTTTCATGAACTGGAAGCGCAGACGCTCGCGCTCATCGCACACGATGCCATGAAACCGCAGATGCTCGCCTTTGCTGCCGAGCACTTCGATGTGCTATCGCGCTTCACTCATCGCGTGGGCACCGGCACCACCGGTCAGCGCCTCAACGAGCTGGCGTGGAGTCGCGGTTGGCCGGCAGACAAACCCTGGGTCGAGCGCTATCAGAGCGGCCCGATGGGTGGCGATGCACAGATCGCCGACCTGGTGCTCGAACGTCGCTGTCAGCGCGCGATCTTCTTCGAGGATCCGCACGTGGCTCGCCAGCACGAGGCAGACATCCAACTGCTGGAACGCGCGGTGACCACGCGCACCGATGACGCCGTGTGCATGACCTCACCCAAGGTCGCGGCACGCTGGGCCGCGGCCGTGGCGTTGCGCGGAAAGGCCTGA
- a CDS encoding NRDE family protein, whose translation MCVIAFAWQAHPRWRLLLIGNRDEFHARPSLPLARWEQPAIVAGKDLEAGGTWLGVTDDGRCSVVTNVRDPLDPQLGRSRGLLSLDYLAGNDDAVTHAKALLGAAVDYRPFNLLTFDATHAFYIGNRPDSRAQSVEPGVHGLSNADFNTPWPKTRALKQHLREWIDAGHDDEFAPLFAALADPRGYPDDQLPDTGVGLERERWLSSAFIRGDRYGTRASTVVAIGYDGRGVVVERRFGPNGHEEGETAVPFSS comes from the coding sequence ATGTGTGTGATCGCTTTCGCCTGGCAGGCACATCCGCGTTGGCGTCTGCTGTTGATCGGCAACCGCGACGAGTTCCATGCGCGCCCCAGCCTGCCGCTGGCGCGCTGGGAGCAACCAGCGATTGTCGCTGGCAAGGATTTGGAGGCTGGCGGTACCTGGCTGGGCGTGACCGACGATGGCCGTTGCAGCGTGGTGACCAATGTGCGCGATCCGCTTGATCCGCAGCTCGGGCGCTCACGTGGCCTTCTATCGCTCGACTACCTCGCCGGCAATGACGATGCCGTGACCCACGCCAAAGCGCTGCTGGGCGCGGCGGTAGACTATCGCCCGTTCAACCTGCTTACCTTCGATGCGACGCATGCGTTCTACATCGGCAATCGCCCGGATTCGCGCGCGCAGTCGGTGGAGCCTGGCGTGCATGGTCTTTCCAACGCAGACTTCAACACGCCATGGCCTAAGACGCGCGCGCTGAAGCAGCATCTGCGTGAATGGATTGATGCGGGGCACGATGACGAGTTCGCGCCGTTGTTCGCCGCGCTTGCTGATCCGCGAGGCTACCCGGACGATCAGTTGCCTGATACGGGCGTGGGCCTGGAGCGCGAGCGCTGGCTGTCTTCGGCCTTCATTCGTGGTGATCGCTATGGCACGCGAGCGAGCACGGTCGTTGCCATCGGCTACGACGGTCGCGGCGTAGTGGTAGAGCGACGGTTCGGGCCGAACGGTCACGAAGAAGGTGAAACGGCTGTTCCGTTTTCATCCTGA